Genomic segment of Porites lutea chromosome 13, jaPorLute2.1, whole genome shotgun sequence:
GCAAACCAGGAGACAAATATTGTCTATAATGGTAGACAAGGTTTCATTCAAGACACTTAAGAAATGGATTCCCAATCTGACGAGGTATCAATTCAGTGAAGCAAGGAAGCATATCCTGGTCGAGGGTAGAGGTGTAGCACTATCACTTCAGTCATCCAAGACACGAATGGCGGTATCCCAAACTCAACTTGatcattttttggactttataACGAGCACCCATGTCATCCAGGATCTTCCCTTCGGGCAGAAATCAATAAAACTGTCAACAAAGGAAGTCATTACAGTGCCTAATGTTATTCGTATGATGGTGCCAGAGTCCATTGTCAAGCAGTACTTGGCTTATTCAAGCGAAAGTAGCTTTACAACACTGAGCCGAAGTACACTCTTGAGAATTCTCAATGTCTGTTCTGCCTCTGTGAGAAAGTCTCTACAGGGTCTAGATTATATAAGTTGTGCTGGCAGTCAAGCCTTCGACGATCTCCATGACGTAGTAAATAGATTGGGCGATTCATTTATGGGAATGACTTGGGCAAGGAAACAAAAGGAGCAACTTAAGTCCGCAAAGCGTTATCTAAAGGGCGACTTTAAGGTAAACTTCAAAATGACTTTAGTCTGTGTATATAAGAAAAATCGCAATAACACTAGACTTCACAATtaacaagctgaagctagcgATTGTGCCAGTCAAAGATACCAAAAATGTCTTTGAGTCACTTACCCAAGATTCTCTGGGGAACGAGCAGGAGAGGATTTTGGTGATGATTCAAGCAGCAATGTTTTTATGTGCTTAATTGGTGCTAGTTGAGAAAGCTCGCGCGTGCAGACTTTCACTTTAGCTTAATGCGATTTGTCGTTCCTACGCAGTTTCAATTtaggagaaatgtaaaaatagcctAGTGAAATAAAACTGTGCGCAGAACCAGTTGAGGTGAtcgtttggttaaaaaaagTCGAGTTGCATTTTTGCTTAATGCTAATACTTCAATTGCGCAGAACcggttaaggtgattccctagtattaaaaaaagaactgaaCATAACATGCATGGATTTTCCATAAAACTTAGATCACTGTTGTAATAAGGTAAGAATACGTCTTAAAAAGTGGAAGTTACCGTGCTCATTTTAACTGTAACATGCTGACGAATATGAATATATAGGCAAATGAACTGTGCGCATAACAAAAGTCAACAAGTAAGCAGGCTTCTTTTCAATAAAGCTTGCGATAGTGCACAGAATTTTACTTTGTTCAACCTACGGCTAACGAAAAATGTCGTTGGAAAGACCGGTAAGGGGCACTTTGTTCGTTTTTGAGGTAGAGCTGCAAAGGGCTCATCACCTGAATTCCTTCCGTCTTTAAGCGAGGACTGGGGCGAGCTTCAAAATGGCAAGAACGTGGAAGGTGGATGAAAACCTTGGAAAAAACTTTAATggatttcttttctctttgatcGAATTCATTTTATTGCCACTGTAAGCTCTCTTTCACAGCGGGTGTCTTGTTATGCCAAGTGAAAGATGTCCAGTGCAAAACCAGCGAGTCACCTTAACCGTAACATTTGATCTAGGGTAAGTAATTTTGTTTATTAATGTCTTTACAGGTGCATGTTTCTAAGCAATCCAACATTCCAGATCATTGCAGAGCTTATGCACTAAGCGACCCTAGGGACAAGGATTATCAGATCATTCGCCCACACGATCATCTAGAAACCTGTGATCGCTGTTACCTAGTTTCTTCAGTTCTTGCTGAAATACATGACGCAATCGAAAAGATGTCTGATAACAACGTCTCTAGTGACGTGGTAGAAGAGGTGAACTTCATTCAAGGGCAAGCTAAGCAAAACATCTGGGCTTGGAAAGCTCACCTGCTCCGCTGTGTGAATCAGGATGAAGCCCGAATAGAGGTGATTGATGCTCTCGATGAAAATTCCGTACTCCTGGTTCAGGACTGGGCCATGAAGTTCTTGCCAAGAAAGTTTAGAGAAAGCCAAAGTGATTGGTTTGCAAAGCGGGGTATGCCTTGGCACATTACTGTAGCTACTCGACGAGCGGAAAACCACGAATTGGAGATGATGACATTTGTGCATGTTTACCAAACCTACAACCAAGACAGCTGTGTGGTGCTTTCCATTATGAAGGATGTTATTGGAAAGCTAAAGTCACAGCTGCCTCATCTGAAAACTGTCTTCTACAGACAGGACAATGCCGGCTGTTACCACTGCGGGGCTACGATAGTGGGGGCCAGCTTTACAGGCTGTGCTAGTGGAGTGACTGTGAAACGCTTGGACTTTTCAGACGCACAGGGTGGTAAAGGCCCATGTGATAGAAAGGCGGCTTCAATTAAGTCACACATGAAAATCCACCTTAATCAAGGGTCTAACATCGAGACTGCCAAGGAAATGGTAGACGCTATCCAGTCATCGGGAGGTGTTCCTGGAGTTGACATTTCATTATGCATCTCAGCGCAAGACCCAGCACCGTCCTTGAATGTAAAGATTGCAGGAGTGGGTTTGATTTCCAATATTGTATACAACAACGGAAGCCTGACCGTCTGGAGAGCGTATGGAATAGGGCCTGGTAAGTGCATACGTCTCGAGGACCTCGGTATTCCACAGTTGGTGCAGATTCCAGATCTCGTGAAATGTGATGAGGATACAGCCACAACAATGCCGAATGCACACTTTATCAAAGTTAAATCCAGGCGTCAACCTTGCTCAGATAATTCCCAGCAATGCTCAGATACCGAAGAAGAGACTGTGACTGAGACCTCACCCGCTGTTCATACATTTTCCTGTCCCGAGGAAGGATGCATGAAAGTTTATCAAAGATTTTCTTCTTTACAGCACCATCTGGACCTCGGAAAACACGAACGTGCTTTGGAGCATGAGACACTCCTTGACAGAGCAGCGCTTGGTTACGCAGAGAGGCTACGAGGTCAGTCTGGTAGTGTACCACAGATTGAGCAAGTGAGAAGGCAGCTAAACCTCTCGAATCAGCCTTTTTTACCTATGGGTTGGGCCCTTAAGTCTAGTCACGTAAAGCGGACACGATTCACAGAGAAGCAGAGAGACTACTTATCCAGTAAATTTCGTATTGGCGAGTCAACCGGCCAGAAAGCAGATGCAGCCTCGGTATCCAAGTCAATGATGACTGCTAGAGACAGTAATGGAAACTGCCTTTTTAGCAGTTCTGAATTTCTGACGAGTCAGcaagtttcaagtttcttttcaagACTGTCCTCAAAGCGCAAACTTGAAGATGACGAAATGACGGAAAGCGACTTTGAAGAAAACCAGAACGTTGAAAATGAGAAAGCCTTTGACGAGTTGAGAAGTGAAGTTCTTCAAGAGGTTGCCCTTACTCATCCAATATGCTATGACAGGTATAACATCTGCGAACTAATTGCAAATTCAAAGCTATCAATCTTTGCAATTCAAATGCTTAAGGATATCTGTGAACACTTTGATATACCAACAACGGACATCAAAGTAAAGAGAAAAGCCCCTTACATTGACAAGCTGATCGCCTTTGGAAAAAACTGCACTTGTCAGAAATAATTAAGATCGGTTTTGGTTAAAAAGGCATTGTAACAGCATTTGCGGGGGAAACCCGGAAGGCTTGCATGTGAAGAAAGAAGCACGAACTTGACCTGGCATAGTGGCCATACATTCAGCGAGCAATGACCCAGTTGTGAGCAGTGAAAACCCGATTCACTCAAAGTGTTTTTGTTGTGGACAGTTTATTTCTGTCTTTAATTGAACTGTGATATCGAAGACTTTGCAACCTAGAGCACTGAACTTAAAATAGCAAGATCTTTGACGATTGACAAACCGtcttattttaagaaatattaCAAGTTTTGGCTTCGTTTTCGCGCATCGGTTTCCCTACCCCCTCCAGGTGCGAATGATTTTGATCTGTCACGCAACACAAAAAGGTGTGAAGCATGAAGAGCACACCTGCCTGGCAGTTATTAAGAGAGGTCTATCAAGATTTCAGCTGTTTTAAGGCCTAGGATTTTTCAAATGCAAGGAGTATTAAGGTAGGATAAAGAAAGATATGCTAAGTTCAGTCGGAGGTTTTGAAATAATTCTCTTGTTTTCCCGAGTTGCGATCGTGGGTTGCCAGCCGATCCGGCACAGAGTGATCAGTTGAGAATAACACCAAATGAGGTATAAAAAGTGGCTTAAAGTTACTCAGAAAAGAAGGACACATTGGGTTAATAAATATTCTAATACAACGCTTTGAACAAGTGCAATTGCGAGTAAAGATTCTGTCGAAGGGCGTCAAGCTTTTgtgacttgtcgagcaacaacAAACCGACGATCATGaaaaagtctcatatttcaggcgaaatttattcaacttcagaaagtTCATTTGAAGCtcaaattaaattacccaagccagttcttacatatgtttcagcacaatgtttaaatagcttatagcttgagtttcaggtaaaaccaaggtgtagcacatgcctaaaatttaaaacgcaactttcagcctaaatttaaaatacggtcagttgaaaaagaacccaaactaaattaaaattgtttattttccagattaTCGCTAAGATAAGAAATCACCACCAAACTAGCAGTAAAACCCTTAACAAATTGATTGATCGGTGAATATTTTACCCCACTTGCTTCCTTTTGgcgtgcgagcgaagttttgagaacgcctcattttgcctcaaaattTGGTTGTTTTCCAGTCGCCGACCTCGAAAactgattttgtcgattttctcctaATCGAAGCggtcttttcaaaaacaaactacaccacatTTAGTTACTTGCTAATACCTtactatggacaagatatgagcgaattttaatttttgaccgtggccgccgtttgctcgatttttacagacatctGCTCTTAAAACTACACTTTACCTTTGGAATAAATTCACTAATTATCCATACCTTATGTCCAACAAATCTGTAAGCTCGCATGTGTGGCTTAAAATGCCAAATCATCAGACTGGAGTCCATTGACCCAGTAACTGCAAAAATGAAACCACAGCACACAATTATTCCCGGATCAGTTTCCAAAGAGGTatgtaaaataaattgaaatgtTAAAGCCGACATTACCCTAAGTGGGGGGTTAAGAAATTAGGAGAAGGAAAGGTATATGAAAAGCATATTTATTTTTGCGCGTTTTTTACACGTGAACACGATGTTACTGGGTTTAGAAGACGTTTCGTATTGTATACTTCAAAGTCTCATTGTCTGCATGTTATGATAACTTTACCTAGCTGTTTCATGTTGGGATTGAAGTCAACACTTGTCACTGTGTCTCTATGACCTTTGAAATGTCGCTCGAGCGTTGGATCCTCCTTGAACAGAATCAAAACACCAATCAGTCAATTATTCACATATTGCAATGCATTATCTATTAAATAATAAAGACATATAGTTCTTGCTAAATTCTGCATTTAAACAGACATTTAGCAAGACTTGTGCCACTGCAATAAGTCAGTGAATAAGTTCAGATTTGGGCTAAAATATACCAAGTACATACCAAACTCGAAGCCATTTCTAACGTTTCTCTTTATGGCAGCAATGTACTTAATtgtcaaaaagaaaatggcaaaaaatgttATAAACAGTTCTTCGTCGTTTCAAAAATGGCGGCCGTTGTTGTGGTCATGGGAACGACCGCAGTAAACGCGGGAAAAGTGCAGGCTCAGCTATTTAAACATGGCTGCCAGGCCAATGTCAGCCCATTTTTGAGTAACTTTGGATAGCTACTTTGGATAAATTAAGAATTCAGAGTTGAAAATGGATAGAAGAGACCAGTATAAGACAACTGGCAGTGACATAGCATCGCAAAGAAGTAAACGAAGGGATCAGGAATCTGAAATTCGGAAGCAAAAACGCGAAAAACTTTTGAGCTCGAAGCGCATTCGTTTTTCAGAGGTGGAGGGCAACTGGAATGTTGAAGAGTTTACGATTGAGCAAGTACAACAGTTGGCAAGGACAATCCAGAAATCTGACAAAAATAATCTTAACAATCTTAAAAACTTACGAAAGGCATTTTCTCAAGGCAGTGAACTCATAAGCGCTTTTTTGAGTGAAGAAAACAGCTTGCGATCCATGGTGGGACATTTGACTGGAAATAATGCTCAGTTTCAATTTGAAGCAGCTTGGTGCATTACTAACTTAGCTACGGGAGATCACGAGGATACTATGAAAGTGTTGAAAGCTTCCGCTGTTTACTTGATCACTTATCTGGGTGGACAGAATGTTCAACTTCAAGATCAATGTGCCTGGGCATTAGGGAATTTCTCTGGTGATTCGCAGGAGTGCAGGGATATTTTACGTGCACAAGGGATTATTACACCTATGGTCAATCTTTTAAAGGTATCTACCTTTAAGCAGCCGTGAATAATAACTCGTAGTTTATGTTCTCCAGGTCTTCTCAGTCGTGTGTCAACCCCAAGTAGGGCATATTTAGGGAGAGTTAACCTGTGATCAGTTGTTTTGCCTCATACAtttagggggtgtttacatgacaccgggaCGACTTTCGCCCCGGAGCGAGTTCACTCCagttccctctcatggctctatatttgtttacatgataccaccacaaaatgtcatgccggTGTGAGTCACCCCAGCGTGTGTTCACCCCGGTTCTT
This window contains:
- the LOC140923488 gene encoding uncharacterized protein — protein: MKFLPRKFRESQSDWFAKRGMPWHITVATRRAENHELEMMTFVHVYQTYNQDSCVVLSIMKDVIGKLKSQLPHLKTVFYRQDNAGCYHCGATIVGASFTGCASGVTVKRLDFSDAQGGKGPCDRKAASIKSHMKIHLNQGSNIETAKEMVDAIQSSGGVPGVDISLCISAQDPAPSLNVKIAGVGLISNIVYNNGSLTVWRAYGIGPGKCIRLEDLGIPQLVQIPDLVKCDEDTATTMPNAHFIKVKSRRQPCSDNSQQCSDTEEETVTETSPAVHTFSCPEEGCMKVYQRFSSLQHHLDLGKHERALEHETLLDRAALGYAERLRGQSGSVPQIEQVRRQLNLSNQPFLPMGWALKSSHVKRTRFTEKQRDYLSSKFRIGESTGQKADAASVSKSMMTARDSNGNCLFSSSEFLTSQQVSSFFSRLSSKRKLEDDEMTESDFEENQNVENEKAFDELRSEVLQEVALTHPICYDRYNICELIANSKLSIFAIQMLKDICEHFDIPTTDIKVKRKAPYIDKLIAFGKNCTCQK